The following nucleotide sequence is from Halodesulfovibrio sp. MK-HDV.
GGCGAACAACCTGTCCCAAAATTGTTCCGTCTTCGCTTGTGGTAAACCAGGATTTCTCTTTCTGGTTTTCGTGGAACGTGCGGATATTGTGTGCAGCTTCTTTGATAATATCAAAATCTTCTGCAGGAATGTCTTGTGCAGCCTTTGCTAAGGTTGCTTCGGACACTCGCACCATATCTTCGGTAAACGAAGGGCAGTCAAACTTTTGCGTGTAATGAACAAGAGCCTTATCCCCTTCTGTATGCACATGATGCAGAATCTCACGCACCACAGGTTCAACAGAATTCTCAGGGTTATCCCGTCCAGCGAGAAGTTCCCTGATCCCCTTCCAATCCTTTTTGGACTGGTAGCTGATCATACGACAGGGCATACTGGCTCCTAATCAAATAAGGTTCATAAAACTAAATCCGACGCCCCATCCTTATAAGAGGGTGTCGGAAAAGTCGAGAGCATTACGGCGGTAAAAATGACACAGCAGAAGGTTTTATCTAGAACTGATAATCCCAAAGAAGTACGGCACGGTAAGCGTCACGGGTATCGGAAGTTCCCCAAACTTGAGGGTCTACCTCGATATGGATATATCCGAGGCGTAAAATTATACTAAAGTTTTCGAACAGTTTCAGTGTGGTTTCAGAATCTATTTCAACAAGCCAATCTTTGTTGGTGAGATAGGTTCCCCAGTTGTTTCTATATCCACCTTGAAGGAGCTCAGGAGAAAATCTGTTGTTTTGTACCGCATCCGTACTGTTGGTGCCATGCATGTACAGAAATTTGCAGGATGTTGTAAGGTCTTCAGTGAAGACTAGATCATCAACAACAAGTCCTAATGTCCAACGACCTGTAGCATCCTGAATGAGAAGTGATGATTCTGTTGTAATTGCGTACTTGTAATACCCGAAGTCTGTAAGACCCCATTGGTTTGTTATAAAGGGCATTCTTCCTGCGCCGTTTTCATATGCATTGTCATCATCACCGCTTGCCCACCAGCCAAGAATACCAATAGTCATAAAATCGAATGCCCAGTCTACCTCACCTAAAAGAACAGCACCTTGCCTGCTGGCAGAATCAGTGCCGCCATGCAATGTTCCCCACATAAGATCAGTTTTCACTGTTAGGTTGCGAATTCCGTGATATCGACCTGAAAATCCTCCCCAAAAAGCCCATGGGTTGCCTGAAAAATTAGAAAATCCATTCCATAACCCTATATTGCCGCCATCGACCCACGCTGAGCCTAATGGATCACCCGCAACATTTTTTCCAAAATCACTCCATACGATATACGGTGTGAAAACATGATCGTCTGGAGCGTAGGTATAAGTGGCAGCAAAGAGATCCATGGTTTCATTTGAACGGGATTGGTTTAATCGGTCATATGATCTACCCCAAATGAAGGATCCGTTCATCTTGTCTGTAAATTCATATTGAAGAACGAAGGCAGCCAAGTTGTCATCAAGAATTATGGAACCACCCACCTGATTAGGGAGATGGACAGACGTGAGACCGGCTCTTGCCTTTAGTGGAATGTCTCTAGGTTCAACTTTCAGAAAGGCATAGGTTGTTTGGATGTTAACGCCGTCTGTGCCTATTTGACCGCCTTCAAATTCACTGTTTTCCTTATCAACGCCCCAAAAGGTGTCGATTTCAAATAGCGCCATGGCGGAAACCACCTGATGTGGATTGAAATCAAACTGGAATCGGGAATATTGGGAAGCTCGGAA
It contains:
- a CDS encoding outer membrane homotrimeric porin, with product MKKKYLTSIIIVCAALASFLYLATPCLALEIHPSGTLQVFTQWSTGSLLGFASPYSGRDINNNFRASQYSRFQFDFNPHQVVSAMALFEIDTFWGVDKENSEFEGGQIGTDGVNIQTTYAFLKVEPRDIPLKARAGLTSVHLPNQVGGSIILDDNLAAFVLQYEFTDKMNGSFIWGRSYDRLNQSRSNETMDLFAATYTYAPDDHVFTPYIVWSDFGKNVAGDPLGSAWVDGGNIGLWNGFSNFSGNPWAFWGGFSGRYHGIRNLTVKTDLMWGTLHGGTDSASRQGAVLLGEVDWAFDFMTIGILGWWASGDDDNAYENGAGRMPFITNQWGLTDFGYYKYAITTESSLLIQDATGRWTLGLVVDDLVFTEDLTTSCKFLYMHGTNSTDAVQNNRFSPELLQGGYRNNWGTYLTNKDWLVEIDSETTLKLFENFSIILRLGYIHIEVDPQVWGTSDTRDAYRAVLLWDYQF